The genomic segment TATATTATCTATTTATGAGAGTTAAGATTCGATAAGTGTATCATCTAAATACTAAACTAATCTTTTGCAATAGGCACTGATATTTGAAAATTTTCTGATATGTAATTTATGCATTAAGCTTTTTTATAtactttggtttttattttagacTTTCTCCAAGAGAAGGACACTTTGGAAATTATGAAAACAATTGACAAACAATTGACATCTAGTAAAGAACAACGTACGAGTCAACCTGCtgaagaaaaaacattaaaatgtgAAATTTGTGATAAGCAGTTTGacagaaaatataatttaaatctaCACATGAAAAtccatactggggaaaaaccttacaagtgtgacatTTGTTTTAAGCGGTTTTCTCAACTAAGTAATATGAAAAAACATAGGGGAATACACACCGGAGAAGTTCATTTGAAAAGACATATGTTATTACATACTGGGAAAAAACCTTaccaatgtgaaatttgttttaagcaatttagtgaagcaggtaaattgaaaattcatttgatgacacacactggagaaaaaccttacaagtgtgagatTTGTTTTAAGAAGTTTAGACAAGTAGGTCCTTTGAAAACACATATGACAACACACACCGGAGAAAAaacttacaagtgtgaaatctgTTTGAAGCAATTTAGTACAGCAGGGAATTTAAAAGTCCATTTAAgactgcacactggagaaaaaccgtacaagtgtgaaatttgttttaagcaatttgctCAGGCAAGTAATTTGAAACAACATGTTATatttcacactggagaaaaaacccacaagtgtgaaatttgttttaagcaatttgctCATGCAAGTAATTTGAAACAACATGTTATatttcacactggagaaaaaacccacaagtgtgaaatttgttttaaatcgtTTAGTGCAGCACATCATTTAAAATATCATATAAGAACGCACACTGGAAAAAAGTTTACAAGTGTGAAATCTGTTTGAAGCAATTTAGTACAGCAGGGAATTTAAAAGTCCATTTAAgactgcacactggagaaaaaccgtacaagtgtcaaatttgttttaagcaatttactacAGGAAGTAATTTGAAcaaacatttgagagtgcacactggagaaaaactttatacatgtgaaatttgttttaagcacttTTCTCAAAGAAGTAGCTTAAAAACACATTTGAGGGAGCACAAATGAGAAAATCTTATACATGTGAAACTTGTAAGCACTTTTTTCAGACAAGTAGTTTGACACAACATATGAAGAAATTTCACACTGGAGAATAGCCGTAAAAGTgtcaaatttgttttaagcaatttactacAGGAAGTAATTTGAACAAACATTTTAGAGTTCACACTGGGGAAAAGCCGTAcaagtgtgaagtttgttttaagcagtttagcgtAGGAAGcaatttgaaaaggcatttgagagtgcatactgCCTTATAAGTGTGACATTTGTTTTACCCAGTTttcttagtagtagtagtaatagtTTGAAATATCATATGAGATCACACACTGAAGAAAagccgtacaagtgtgaaatttgttttaatcaGTTTAGTAAAACAACTACTTTGAAAACACATTGAGAGTGCACACTAGCAAAAAATCTTACGAGTGTGTAATTTGTTTTAAGCGGTTTATCCAAGGAGGTACTTTGACATATGAGTACAGACAGCTAAAAAACCTTTAGGGTATGAGAAACATTTGTTTTAGGTCCTTTTCTCGAAAATATCTTTTGAATTGACATATAAATGGCACGTTTGTTAAATTTTCTAGtaaaaattcacaaaaatttgtttgaagcaatttagtcaagcaggtaaattgaaaaagcatttgagagtgcacactggccaagaaccttacaagtgtgaaatttgttttaagcggttTACTAAAGCAGGTACTTTGAAACATCATACGAGTACTCACATCTAAAAAACCCTAAGGTTGTGAGACTTATTTTAAGTACTTTTCTCGAAAGTATTTATTTAAATCGAcatataaagtaaaattttaaagcaaaaatgCACTCCTTTATACCTTTATTTACGTTTATTTGGAAACGTTTTCTTCTTATTGTTGTAATACAATGTGTTGTTTGTTCAAAGTTGCAGCCTAAGTTGGAATTCTGATGTCTTAACTTTTATACCAGCATTTGGGAGTTCTTCTGGGTGGTCTGTTGGTGATTGGCCTCACTTTGTAAGTCTTTTATCAATTCTATCTAGGTGATCACTCAATGCCCTTTTTGTCTCTTTCACACAGTTTGTAATACCTGTTTTGCTTTTGATGCtcatatatttcttcttctttctttcatCTATCGAAGGTTAAAAAGTCACATTACTTACACATTTACTCACTGTaagcgtccactgctggacataggtctcccacagctctttccatctgtctttGTCTTGTACGGCTTGTATCCAGTTATTGGTAACACGCTtcatgtcgtcagtccatctagttggtggatAAATATATTTGTGataaattctttaaaatattttaaattaattagctttcatatctttttttttttttgtttgaggaCAGGTCTTTAATATGATACGAGGCGTTCTGACAGATCCAtatgtataaaatatcaagactAAAATTGTCTAATATAACAGAAGATTCAATATCAATGTTCTTAAACTTAATTATCTGTGTTATTTTATTtcaaaccaaaaaataaaaatatgtacctacACCGATTTTTCAAATGTTTGTATCCGATAAATTCTTAGTGAATCGTAGAGTTAAATATTTCTTATAAATCATGATAAACCATATAAAAATGACGATGAGGAAGTTCTTAAAAAAAATTCTGTCTGCTTTAAGTCACTTAATTAAAACACTAATACAGTAAAACATGCGAGATGACACATTTAGTACCGGCTctaacttacaatgggctatatctctcGAACAAAAGCTTATATCGAAAAATGCGtgccgtttctaggatagtaaggggtcACTGTTTGGATACTAATTATTcgaacaaatggattagaaggaGAGGTCCTCCGagtggccaccgaggtcaccagacttaccgccacctgacttttCTATGGGGTTAtctcaagtcagttgtttataaactcAGCCTGCATCACTTGGagaattgcgagaaagaattacgcaagcgTGTCGCGCTATTACTATAagaacatttgccaaagttcgtgaagaatttgaaaataggctgtattattgtttacataTATTTACATTTGGATggaatttttgaagttatacttctatacgcgcgctccacgttggaaatttgtatgggagtgaatctgtgaaatcattacatatgtaatataatgagtaagagagagacagaagatatattttctctctcttcctctctcgagaataaaaatgttccttttgtatatataatttaatattgtatatattatataaagatatatatacatatatatatatatatatatatatatatatatatatatatatataatattatacatataataaaatatttattaatattattatttatgtgatatgttttgtattatttattaaatgttcataattatattattcttttgtatttcaaaataataatctcaataaatcactgtatgatccagaactgccaattttgaaatacatttgtgttatgtcctcggtagtgtagtagtcagtatccccgcctgtcacacgggagaccggggttcgattcccagtcggggaggacttttttgttaatattattacattattgtcatttttaaatacttgtgAATATTGCactttaatttgtattgtattattatatggaattatgttgcactgtattgtgtatttttttatgtatattattgccatttttaaatacttattaatatggcagtttaatttatattgtattattctaggtctaaattttggtattttaaatatcattttaccgttgtctaaaataaaattaaaagacttTTCTAACAACGAAAAACAAACTTGTACTAAATATAAGCAAAAGCCTAGCTTGTATATGGAACTTGCTTTGCTAAAAGACAGTTCAAATTGAGAAAAGCATATCTACAATAATACTCTTAACATTTTATGCCCAAACACAAATGCTGAACAAGATGAAAACacaattgtattattatattaataacaaaataaacaatgaattttactgcagagtatgtgtaaaaaaaatttgcattcaactcctttcatacatatgtatatgaaaataaaaatatatattttcattaaaatattgattcaatccttcattgttagaaagttgttattaattctgtttctctttctgatatgtcttacctatagaattacatatgtgatgattgtgcagattgactctaaaataaatttgtaacggcgaatgcgtttatagaagtgtaacttccaccggcagtcccactggactgccacacccgtttttttatagcctttatttcaatgatgtatcacaagaaGGGGTTTGCaaatttttcgatatcagcttttgtacGTGAGATATAGCCCTTGtaagtttttaaaacttaaatggTAAGAAATATATGAGTTTCAAGTTGCACTACACTCTACTTTGATTATTGTGTGTATAGTTGCTTAAAGATCATCCAATGTAAATTGTTGTatcaatttttattgttattaataagtttatttgtgaaaaatattagaaaacacttattgttgtagttgtaatgaaattattattaaaattaacaaaaaatctgttttttttttattttcattgtcTTAATAAAATGATGCTGGTAATGACAGCGCAACAATATGGAGTGGAAttaccatttaaaaaaaatggaaaaatggtGTAACTACCTATTAAAATTGTAATTAGTTTTTATAgtaatttgtaataaaaatttcaatGTTTACCTATTCCATTTTTACTTTCTAAAAAAACAGTGTGCTTATAAATTAAGGAGAGAATTTGTACTTAAATATTTAGAGGTTGAATATCTATACTCAATTGTTACccacattaaaaaaaacattttttcaaacCTATAAAAACATCCGTCCAGTTCTTGTAATTCcagatttttttatattatctgaTGGTGAGtgcttttaaaaaatcttatatgaaagcttatcagctttcttcagactatttatttgttttggcatagcacaatcacaatacacaacaataattagtttttaaagctactaagctaaatttaatatgtatttataaatacaatttattaatatatattatattataatcaaagtgtgtaagaaatcaaaacataaacaaaattcttactctaaaaaagcggctacacttttgccacacgctgaactatCAATAAAATgtttgtcttaaatagacatatatagttacactgactgctctgtcacaacttccgtcataacctgccaagattgtcattttaatcagttgctttattgaagtcctcgtagacataccgtctcaggacttgcaacttattgcagagtcatatgtcaccatgttaccaatccaacggtaactttaccatctaaattgtaaaacagacattatgtaaactaaatttcaattagcaatttttaaagggtttgtaaccccatatttagtggctacatccatgtattaatttgtaagtattaaccacattttacactaaccttagtcaaaacttaaattatttcaattctttttaattaagtggttaaatacttttagggtactgatgatggaatacttattccgaaaacgttttgccaatttaacatagcccaactgggttttttatatacctttttataaaggattttattcaaaatttttaatatatggtatacagccaaacacaggaacttagtttccttgtggattttaatattggtatccatgtcttgttaattttcagtccttctatccgattaaaattatttgggtgcttatatatttccaccgcttcccgatacaaccgtgggtagtactatGAACTTTTGTttagcatctgcgtttcttcaaatagtattcgatgctctccgcttcccaaagcgtgttcggcaacggcagatttgtcaatatgtcctaaacgacaatggcttttatgttcatttatccttgtgtttgtgtgtcttttcgtggttcccacatataccattccacatgtgcgtggtattcggtatactccggccgttgtaatgggtcgcgtttgtctttcaccgatcttaaacagtccttgattttctttgtaggcttgaaaatggtctttacgTTGGCTTTCTTAAGTATTCCCCAATTCTGtctgttacccccgatatatagggcaagaacgctttgcctttacattctgtttcttcatcctttcttctagagatgttgttcatcgctttatgtatttctcttctggtataaccattagaggtgagcgctttttcaatatgaagaagttcactttggagaagctttggttcacaaattctcttcgccctcttcgccagagttttgatgataccttgtttttggcttggatgttaatttgagttcctgtttaggtttCTGTCCGTgcgtgtaggttttcgatacactttatgtcctaagtaacctTCCTTTCGATATACTAATGCAtctaggaacgctagttgttgatctTTTTCTGTTTCCCtcttaaattgaatatttggatgtagtgtgtttatataaGACAGGAAACCCTTCAGTTTTTCTACTCCATGACCCCAATCACAAAAGTGTCATCGACGTATCTAAATCATACCCTTGGcctgtatgctgagtccattaccctcttctctaaatgctccatgaaaaggttggctacgaccgggcttagtgagCTTACCATTGCCACTCCATCTATCTGTTCATAAAtctggtcttcccatgaaaagtaggATAGCTCTACTTCAGtgatttttcatgtttatttagtATTCAGTATGCTTATTTCCtgtaaatctatattataatgtaagcttcctaaataaacattattagtattaattacaataaatttctattattattgtgttttattacaactttttacCCTTTCCTACCATAAATTTGATATGTCCCGGCGAAATTTAGTACAGTATAACCAGAAGTTTCAGAGACCCCAGACGCACAGAAAGAAATCGAAGAGATATATAGTCATTCTAGTCGCAGCTGCAGAGCTTCTACGCGCAGCGAAAATATCGTGGTGTTGGAGGTTAATAGATATTCACATTCAAAGAAATTCCTCAAAAGTATAATTCTGTATTGATAAGTAAAAAAGTCTTGAGTCAAAAATGTAGATATTGAGTGACGAAGTGTTTTATTAACCTTAAAaaacgataaaaagtaatagaaaatCGACTGCGTTTTAtctctattttgaaattaactctCAAATTCAATCACTTTTTATCCGTTCTTTAACGTACTTACTTACTAAAATACTTTTAGTACGTTAataggtttgttaaaaaaaaccaatcgatatttttgacttaggacctttttaattaattatcagtacagaattgatatatgttatattaaattttacagaaaaaatacaaTTCATACAAAATAGATTCTACTTTAAAAAATGATTACTTCGTTTCTCAGTGTAACTCTAATTTGACTATAAGCTTCTTCATTACTTTTCTTCGTGTATTAAGTAGTTTATCTGTCACTCCGAAATTTCTGTTCTCCGAACATCAAAGGTTCAGACcttagagtagggaattctaCTCGTTGACGAGTAGAATTCCCTACTTAGCACTTAAACCAGTTTAAATCGGGTTAAACTTAAACCATTCAAATCGGATCCACGATCCGATTATATAttatatcattatttattttgattttgtgtttagtccagtaactgtaccaaaaatcaataaacttaaattaacttcacaattttatttatgattaaatattataataacataattttatcatctctttataattactataattcaATTACCcgaattatataaaaaacttaaaattaaaagtctttcctatacaactgcATTCAAATGTTGCGCGAAGAAGCGGttttgactacgtcatgcgcgacgcgaaccgattttggaacattatgttgTGTTCATTGTACGTGATTGtgcaatatattattttttatcatGAGGAAAAAACGACATACATGagcaaataaattatttattgcatatttataaataatataaaataaaattgtaactaaAAACGTACATATATTACACAATTTTTGGTTGGGCCCGGCCCCTTTGACACCTAAGGACGTTCCGCCACTGATCGAATGTGTAATTTCATATGTTGATGTAAACTATATTTTCTGGAGAACTTTTGGAAACAAATTCCACACTTTTAAGGTTTTTCTCCACTGTGCATTCTCAAATGCGTTTTGAAATCACTGGATCGAGAACAccccttaaaacaaatttcacacttataaggcttttctccagtgtgcactctcaaatgtagtTTCAAATGACCTGCTTGGctaaatttcttaaaacaaatttcacactagtaaggcttttctccggtgtgcactctcaaatgttttttcatattgtttgctgtagtaaactgtttaaaacaaatttcacactcgtaaggcttttctccagtgtgtgttttcaAATGCTTCGTCAGCCTTCCTCTTtcgctaaactgcttaaaacaaatttcacactcgtaaggcttttcgccagtgtgcactctcaaatgtagtTTCAAATGACCTGCTTGGctaaatttcttaaaacaaatttcacacttataaggcttttctccaCTGTGTATTCTCAAATGTGCTCTTAAATTACTTTTatcactaaactgcttaaaacaaatttcgcacttataaggcttttctccggtgtgcactctcaaatgttttttcataATGTTTGCTGtagtaaactgtttaaaacaaatttcacactcgtaaGGCTTTTCGCCAGCGTGTGTTTTCAAATGCTTCGTCAGCCTTCCTCTTtcgctaaactgcttaaaacaaatttcacactcgtgAGGCTTtcctccagtgtgcactctcaaatgttttttcatattgttttctgtagtaaactgtttaaaacaaatttcacacccgtaaggcttttctccagtgtgcacttttAAGTGGTTTTTCAATTTGTATGCTTCactaaatttcttaaaacaaatttcacactcgtaaggcttttctccggtgtgcactctcaaatgttttttcatattgtttgctgtagtaaactgtttaaaacaaatttcacactcgtaaggcttttctccagtgtgtgttttcaAATGCTTCGTCAGACTTCCTCTTtcgctaaactgcttaaaacaaatttcacactcgtaaggcttttctccagtgtgtgttttcaAATGCTTCGTCAGACTTCCTCTTtcgctaaactgcttaaaacaaatttcacactcgtaaGGCTTTTCGCCAGTGTGCCCTCTCAAATGTAGTTTCAAATGACCTGCTTGGctaaatttcttaaaacaaatttcacacttataaggcttttctccaCTGTGTATTCTCAAATGTGCTCTTAAATTACTTTTatcactaaactgcttaaaacaaatttcgcacttataaggcttttctccggtgtgcactctcaaatgttttttcatattgttttctgtagtaaactgtttaaaacaaatttcacactcgtaaGGCTTTTCGCCAGCGTGTGTTTTCAAATGCTTCGTCAGCCTTCCTCTTTCGCTAAActccttaaaacaaatttcacattcgtaaggcttttcgccagtgtgcactctcaaatgttttttcatattgttttctgtagtaaactgtttaaaacaaatttcacacccgtaaggcttttctccagtgtgcacttttAAGTGGTTTTTCAATTTGTATGCTTCactaaatttcttaaaacaaatttcacactcgtaaggcttttctccggtgtgcactctcaaatgttttttcatattgtttgctgtagtaaactgtttaaaacaaatttcacactcgtaaggcttttctccagtgtgtgttttcaAATGCTTCGTCAGACTTCCTCTTtcgctaaactgcttaaaacaaatttcacactcgtaaggcttttctccagtgtgtgttttcaAATGCTTCGTCAGACTTCCTCTTtcgctaaactgcttaaaacaaatttcacactcgtaaGGCTTTTCGCCAGTGTGCCCTCTCAAATGTAGTTTCAAATGACCTGCTTGGctaaatttcttaaaacaaatttcacacttataaggcttttctccaCTGTGTATTCTCAAATGTGCTCTTAAATTACTTTTatcactaaactgcttaaaacaaatttcgcacttataaggcttttctccggtgtgcactctcaaatgttttttcatattgttttctgtagtaaactgtttaaaacaaatttcacactcgtaaGGCTTTTCGCCAGCGTGTGTTTTCAAATGCTTCGTCAGCCTTCCTCTTTCGCTAAActccttaaaacaaatttcacattcgtaaggcttttcgccagtgtgcactctcaaatgttttttcatattgttttctgtagtaaactgtttaaaacaaatttcacactcgtaaGGCTTTTCGCCAGTGTGTGTTTTCAAATGCTTCGTCAGACTTCCTCTTtcgctaaactgcttaaaacaaatttcacactcgtaaggcttttcgccagtgtgcactctcaaatgtagtTTCAAATGACCTGCTTGGctaaatttcttaaaacaaatttcacacttataaggcttttctccaCTGTGTATTCTCAAATGTGCTCTTAAATTACTTTTatcactaaactgcttaaaacaaatttcgcacttataaggcttttctccagtgtgcactctcaaatgattTTTCATATCGTTTGCTgttgtaaactgtttaaaacaaattttacactcgtaaggcttttctccagtgtgcactctcaaatgtagtTTCAAATGACCTGCTTGGctaaatttcttaaaacaaatttcacacttataaggctttTCTTTGGTATGTGATCTCATATGGCGTTTTAAATCACTCATTTTAAGAAAcgccttaaaacaaatttcgcactcgtaatgcttttctccagtgtgtgatTTCAAATGCTTCGTTAGACTTCCTCTTTCGCTAaacagcttaaaacaaatttcacacttgtaaggcttttctccagtgtgcactcttaaGTGGTTTTTCAAATGACCTGCTTCGCTAAACTCCTTATAACAAACTTCACACTCATAAGGCTtgtctccagtgtgcactcttatATGTCTTTCCAAATCTGCTTTCATagaaaactgctttaaacaaatttcacacttataaggtctTTCTCCAGTATGCGTTCTCAAATGGATTTTCAAATGACTTTTGTAAGAATACTGTTTAAAGCAAATGTCACATTTATGAAGTAGTTCTCCAGTCCCTATCATATGTTCATTTAAATTATTTCTGTGAGAAAAATATTTAGAACAAATAGGATTTTTTGATGTCGCTTCTTCAGGGTTTTTCGTGATTTCCATTCCGCTCTTTTGGgaaaaacctaaaataaaaatcaaactataAAGATTTATTGATGCATAGTATAAATTACAAAGTGACAAGAATTTTGTAGGAATGACTGGATAGTAATTAATAAAGACTAAAATTAAAATGTCTGATGCTGAATGCTATTTAAAAGATAATACCATTCTTAAGAAATGTTCCAAGCATCAGCAATACAAAATAGATCAGCATACCATTTTACTAGTGATTGTGAagaatttttatttgttataatcgAGGATGTGCGATTACCTCGTTTATCAATTTTCAGTGGCACTGCTCAAATGCAGGCACTTAGAAATGCATTATAAAATCCTGCATAAAACGTATGGAAATGATTTTCTGAAAAAGAGCGAGTTAGGACGACGAAAATcagaccagggcggatctgttttgaggtggataTAAGAGATGACACTTAGATTTTTTGCTGAAATAATTAGGTGATCCGggacataatatttaaaatttattataaatatcaatttttcttctacttttcttGCTTATAACTATAAAACAATTCATTTTGAAGCAAAGTCGTACTGAAATAAAATATCGACAATTGAATTTTCTATAAGGCTCGCTTGCCATTATGCTAATTTCAGTACTAAAAATATTAGCTTAACCACAAAGTTTTCTTTTTATACTATGATATTAGGTAGTTCCTCGAGTCGATTTAGTATGAAAAATGTATGTTTGTGTTTGCAAGtatcttaattttaattagcCTGTAGGCATCCGCTCTACAAATCTTGTATTGAAACCTATCTGTTTATGATTagagtaaacaaaacaaacaggtACATAATGATGATACATTATTATAATAATGATGGTAgcaattaagaaaaaaatcatacacttcttaaaaaaagcGTATATGGAGAAAAAAATGGATCGAGAGAAGAGAGTTGGgcaaagaaatattaaatatgcTGAATGAAGAATTATTAGTAGAGGACCCTGTGgcatataaaaactttttacgaaTGAACTAAATGTGTTTAAAGAATTATTAGGACTAGTTGAGAATAAGATAAAAAACAAGATACGCAATTTAGAGAAAGTATTTCAGCAAGATGCAGGCttgtatattataatatattgtatttatGCAAATGTATAAATTTGATGCCTTCTTTTTTTGTTTGGGTTGGAAACTGGGCCAAAGTTTAGATCATTAATGTATTCAACTcgtatacattttttatttatttatttattgctaatttaatcTATTTCAATAcagtaataagtaaatataatgTATATTCTTGGCTTGTGGCAGGTGTCGTCCATTGACGACTCTCTGGAATTTACCTAGCAGCTAGATCTTCTGGCCAAAGTCTTTTTAGACGTCTGTCAACCAGTGGGGGTTGAATAATTCGTCTATGAGATGGTTTTGGATGATCTGCGCTGCGATACATGTATCCTCTGGAGTGGTCAGCAATCACATCATTAATGAAGGGGATGTTGAGGTCTGCATGAAGGGTTTGGTTTGACACATACCATGGGGCTTTAGCTAACATACGAATAGTTTTTGACTGGAATGTCTGTAGTATTTTGGTGTTGGATGGTTTGCTACAGCCCCACAGCTCAATTCCGTATGTCCACACTGGTTTGAATATTGTTTTATAGATGGTCagtttgttttctaatgaaagtTGCGATCTTTTGTTGATTAGCCAGctcatatttttaacttttaggtCGAGGTGTCGTCGTTTTTCTGCAATATGTGATTTCCAAGTAAGTTTTTCGTCTAGATGAAGGCCCAGGTACTTTACTTCTGTTTTTATTGGTATAGGTGAATTATTTAGGTGTAGTTGTGGACATCTTCGATTTGTGAAATTTACTTGACAAGACTTGTTTGTGTTGACATTTATTTTCCATCATTTAAACCAGTCTTCTAGTTCATTCAGATGATTTTGCAATTCGTTAAATACTAATATTTCGTTGATGTCTAATGCTAGTA from the Diabrotica undecimpunctata isolate CICGRU chromosome 1, icDiaUnde3, whole genome shotgun sequence genome contains:
- the LOC140443794 gene encoding uncharacterized protein isoform X2, translated to MEFKVEIKENFIKYDVVSNPLSASTDIGVMKNELEEDNSVMEIKTGIKNESREGDQQYIESQLSTSLNLENLKNEPEEDWAVEIKTDIKKEPLEGDQQYIESQPSRSHLVTSLDLENLKKEPEEDSDFLQEKDTLEIMKTIDKQLTSSKEQRTSQPAEEKTLKCEICDKQFDRKYNLNLHMKIHTGEKPYKCDICFKRFSQLSNMKKHRGIHTGEVHLKRHMLLHTGKKPYQCEICFKQFSEAGKLKIHLMTHTGEKPYKCEICFKKFRQVGPLKTHMTTHTGEKTYKCEICLKQFSTAGNLKVHLRLHTGEKPYKCEICFKQFAQASNLKQHVIFHTGEKTHKCEICFKQFAHASNLKQHVIFHTGEKTHKCEICFKSFSAAHHLKYHIRTHTGKKFTSVKSV